The sequence GATTTCTTTAGGAGTGAAATTCCGGGGTTTTTTATCGGAGATGTTGCTACTGCTTTTCTTATGTCGTCGATGAGTGGACTCTCAGGATCTGAAGATGTATTTGGTGCCAGACTTATAACGTTTTCAATCTTCAGGAATGAACATTCCTCGCTTTGGTTCTCAATAGGTTGAGAAATCACCCGAAGTGGAATGAAATCTTGAGATTTTTCCTCTTCGACGATGAGAGATGGCTCAGGTATTGGGGTTCCAGAGGACAGCTTGTCCCCACTGAGTCTTCGTAAACGAATAAAATTCTTGGGAGTACTTGAACGAGATGTATCTGAGTCTGCAATCTCCTGGGATTTCTCAAGTAATTTCTGTTTTTCCACAAAACTACGAAGATTGCAGAGGGGAACTACTATTGGTTTTGATGTCTCTGGCTTTGTCGGAGAATTCTCAGAGGATTTTGATCCTTGCAGTTGAGCAGCGAGTCTTTGAATGGTTGTCATCATTGGCGCATTTGTTGATGTAGTTATCGTCTCCTTCAGAAGAGTATTTACGTCTGTTGCGAGTTCAGAGTCTGAAATGCCATCACTACTATCGCTAGAATCATCATAAGTTCTGCTGACTTCACCCATCTGTTCGCCATCACTAGTTTCTTCAGCACTATTGAAATCCTTGGGTATTTCCTCGAGAGTCATCAGAGGGTCTCTCGGTTTTTTCTCCGACTTATCTGTTACTTCCTCGTCTTGACTCATTTCATGATCTGAGTGCTCGATTTTTGCGATTGTCTGGCGAGGAAGGTCCACAACCGGGGCAGAAGTAGATTCAGAAGGATTCTCAGGAATTATATCGGCTCGTTCATTGTTCACTTCCGCCATTACGGGCGACACCGATTGATTGGGTTGTGACTCATCAATATCGTCGCTAGTCTCTACCTCCATATCTCCCTGGGATTCCGTCCCCTGCGTTCTCATTTTGTCCGTAAGCTTATCAATGATTGATAGTCCTTGACGCGTAGATTTGTTTTGCAAACttgttccacaatttttccacAGCTCTTGCATGGCTTTTTGCCGTTCCCTTTGAATCTCCACATCTTTGTTCTCCATTTCTGGGGGGCACACAAAAGCACTGAGTTTCCTGCTGAGAGGGTTCTCGGCCTCCCCCTGTGGGGTCTCGGATTTTGTAACGGCCGAAATGTTAGTGTCCTTGATTCCCGTACTCTTACAAGTATTTCCACCTTTCCCTCTCTTCATTGCCAACTTCTTTTTCTGCTGTTTGGGAAATTCATACAGATCAACTGTAGATGTGTCCGAGTCAAGAGCTAATGGATCGTCGCACCTCAATTCTTCCTCAATGTCAGAATGCTCAACGTGATCTTTAATGTCCAGATAAATTGACATatcaattttgataatttcagTTGCAAGAGCGTTCCAGTGATACTTGTCAATGTGCTTCTTAACATTTTCCTCTTTCAGTTGAATGAAATTACACGCTGAGCACAGATAGCCGCTGACAAAATCCTCTCCTGGTAGCACATCCTCCTCGATTGCCAGAGTAAAGTTCTCGTAATTCTTCCTGCAAACTTTGTAGTAATGCGCGCGCATTGAGGACTTGAGGGGCGTTTGATAAGTGCAACTTCGGCATCGGAATCTGTATTCACCGGTGTGAGTTGTACAGTGTTCATAAAAAGTTTCCATTGCTGAGTCCTGTTGTCCCTCGGCCGTAAATACACAAAATCTGCAGGCATATTTACGATCTGTACCGACTTTTGTCTTCTCCGATAATTCTAGGAGCATCTCGTCCTTGGATTCGTCAATTGCACGTTTCGCATCGAGCAATGTCAATCTTGCTATCATCATCTCCTCCTTTGGATGGACTGCCTTGTAATGGTGTACAATGTTTTTTCCACTGAAGCTGCAGAAAAGACATTTGTATCTTTCCTGTCCAGTCCAGGCATACTCAATTAAGTCTTCAGTCTTAAAATGCGAATTCGTTTTGTCCGAATCGGCTTTTTCTTGTTTGATGTCGGGTTTTACTACAGATTCAGTGGGATTCAGTTTCACATCGATCTTCTTGTCGAGCTTCGGTGGTGGGATGATTGGTGGCTCAACATTTTCTTGTGACTCCACCTGCTCCTCCTCGGATGGCTCTGGAAGAGTTTGAAGATCGAGCGCGGGCTTggaaacagtgagagaacgTGTAATTGGCGTTTTCCTGGTTTTCTTTGATTTCGAGACAATTCCCATTTGCCAAGTTCGTCGCTTCTTCTTCCGTTTGGGTCCTGCGGCCTTTTTCTTTCTGATGATCTTTCGCGGCTGTCTTACCTTTTCATTGGCCTCATTGTCAATTGTCTTTTCAAGCGCCTCATTGTTATCACTAACGAAATCGCCAAGAATGTTTGTTATCAGCTCTTCGTTTGTATTTGAACGTTCGGAAGACGTAGTTGGTTTCTGGCCGCTAGATAGGTGATCCGCTGAAGTTGACGCGTCATCTGAGGCGACGCCAGTGGCCTCCTCATCGGATTTACTGGTAGCATCAATTTGCGGTTCATCAGAAACGCATTTATTGGTTTTCGATGGCTTTTCTTCTATCGGTTCCATTGTCATTATATCGTCTGCCTCGTCATCGGATCGTTTTTGACGATCAGAGTGCAGTGAGATGTCCACAGCTGCTGTCAACTCTGATACATCAATTCCAAAACTCTCGTCTGAAGACGTATCGAACATTATTTTCGAAGAGTCAATTTTGCCCAAATCTGTTTTCTCTATCATTACTCGGGGCTCCCGCAAGTTGACCCTTTCACTCCGCCGTAGGAGGGGAATGTCTTCGGCCTCGTCTATCGGAGTTTCCTCTGATTTGTCAGGCTCTGGGGTGTCTTTAGGCGGTTCTGGTGTTGCTCTGGGTGATGATCGTGATTCTCTCTCGCTGTCGGAACTACTCACGTATTGTTTCGATAACTTAACTGCTCGTTTTCGAGGCTTTCTCAATCGAGGCTTCGGTTTGTCATCGTCCGGAATCTCCCGTAGCTTTGGGGTTTTACTCTTCGATCTATTGCGGCGCTTCGACAGAACCTCGTCTTCAGACAGCTCTGAATCGTGGCGCTCTGGGGAACTCGAAACATAGATTCCTTTGACTTTCTCATCAACTGATTTTAAATTACCTTCTGCTTCCTTTATCAATCGGCACATCCGGTGACCTGTTGCAGTTACTACTCCTTCACTGATAAACATTTCGCGGATATCTTCTTGCAGCATTTCCAAGGAGTTGCGCCGACGAGCAGGCTTTCTGCGAGGTTTTGCCATTGGGGACTCTACCTCTCGTTCTAGCTCAGGTTCCGCTTCTTTTACATCATTTAGAGGTTCTTCAGCAGCATCCGCGGATTCCTTAGAGTCATTTACTGTTACTTCAGACTCGTTGTTTACGCATTCTTCAGGCTCATCCAAAGGTACTTTAGCGATATTTACAGATTCTTTCGAGTTCTCGAGGGCGACTTCAGAGGTGGTTATAGATTCTTTAGACTCCTCCAATTCTACTTTAGGATCATTTACagattcatcaaaattttctgatttaaCTTCATCAGGTACAAGTTTTCCCTTCAATCGCGAGGATtttggtttttgagattttctAGCCCGTCGCTTAGGAGGTTTAGGCTTCTCTGGAGAATCAATTGCCACTGGGAGCTCGGGGCTTTTACGCTCTGGTGATGCATTATCAGAGCTATCAGATACAATGACTCTTCGCTTCTTTTTGCCAGCTCTCTTCGGCTCAAATGTTTGTTCCATGTCTGAAGAGCTACTCTCTGACTGACATTCAATGATCTttcgaattttctgaaatttcttGGAATGCGCTAAGCCCTCGCCCAATTTCTGAAGCAATTTAGCTTGTTCTAAAAGTTTTTTGCCTTCTCCTTGTTCTAAGGatgttttaatcattttttcaatccacTCACGAGTTATTTCATTCTTCAAGGTCGGCGTCTCTTCTTCGCTGGGACTCTCCTTTATAGCTATAGTTGTAGTGCTTGGGTTCAACGTGTCGGCAATTTTAACCGGAGTTGATGTATCAACAGTTGCTTCCGAGTCATCTAGCTTATCGCATTTGTTTGATAGATGATTAGATATCGTAGGCTCTGCTTCTGACACTTTGGGATCGTGATCGCTAGCTTTTGTTTTTGGCGAGTCTATCGCGGACTCATCGGTTGTACTCGACACCTCCACTTTCTTCTCCTCAGTTTTGGCAGTCTTTTCAGCCTCCTCAGAAAGTAATTTGGCTGACTCCGCAGGTTTAGGTAGAGGCTCTTCGTCCCAACTCTCAAGTTCTCCTTCAGCACTGAGTTTTGGTGGCGTCGGAGAGGGGGTAGGGGTTGGCGGATCGGTTCTCTTTAATTTCGGAATTTTAAACTTCTGAAGACCATAACCTTTTCCAGTCTTCGCTGTTGTGTCAATCACTCCGTAAAGACTCTCCAGAGGTGACTGCATAGTTTCCTTATCTTTGATCAATTTATCAGCATTTGTTTTCTCATCGGAAGATCTTCTCGCTTTGATATCGGCGGATTTTGTTGATTCATTTTGTTTTGCAAACTTTTTAGATTTGTTTTGATTCCGCTGAGCTTTTGCAGAGGTCATcggtttattttgatttttcgaatCACAATTCTTCCTTCTAGGATCCCGATTGGTGCCGGAATTTTCCTTAGATTTCGCAGGGGCAGATTGTGGAGGGTCTTTGATGAGCCTCGGATCCCTCTTGATGGAAGTGGCATTTGGAGAGTGGGCGCCCTGAGGACTCAGATCATTTCTGAACCTCGGGTCTCGTTCAGATAGATTTCTGCCCTCGCGATTGAACCTCGGGGGATTCTCGTTCGGCCCGGGTCTATCCCATTCGTTCCAACGATTAAATCCAGAATGTTGGGGGTCAGCGAGAACAGGCCTGAGGTTCGGCCTGTCACCGGGATATCGCTCGACACTGCGATTCCGTATGGGCTGAATATCTGGCCCAGGACATCGATTCCAATTGGGAGGGCCTGGGGGAACAGGCCCATTGAAAGGAACATCTGGCCCTCTCACTCTCGGAGGATCCGGATAATTTGAATCTCCCGGCCGCCCTTCCCAAGAACCCGATCTCATGTTCATACCGAACTCTGCGGGACGATCGAAGGGCGCCTCGAATGGTCGATTATCAGGAAAACCTCGAGAATTGAATGGTGCAGTTGACATTAATGGAGGAATACCAGAGGGTCCTGGGGGTTGGGAGGAATGGCCAATGTCTTCGGAAAAATTTGCATCTCCGTAAGGGCCGTGATTAATTTCCATACGCCTAGGGGGACTCATCATGGGTCGACGAGCGAGATTGGGACTGTACTGGGGAGACATGTGGTGCACTGGATGGTCTATTGGGCCCGGTCCTGGATTTGGGCCCATCCACATGTCTGGGTGATTCTGGTGGGAATGAGGGGGTATGTTTGAGGGGTGATTTGGATGGAGGGGGAGATTGGGCGAATGACTTGGTGGGTGGGGGTATGGATGGCCGGGCATCTGCTGCTCGTACCCTCCCCACTGTGAATTATAATATTCTCGATTTTGGGGCGGATGGTGCGCCCTCTGCATGTAGTACTCATCATCTCTGCGATACTCCATGTCCATGTCCATTTGTGAGGGGCCACCGCGTCGAGAGAAAAGTTCTCTCTCCTCGGCAGGCGAAATGTCGTTATGCTGGTGTAAAATTGGCAGATTCGTTTGGAGTTTGGCGATATTCGCCTTATCCCCCTCGGACAATCGTGAAAAGGCACTGTTTATAACATTCATGTCAGGCATTTTTGGCTGATCGGCATTGCCGAAACGGTCATTCCCCAGACGCGGTATTCTTTCGTAATTGTCAGCGTATCTTGGCTCAGACCCTCTGTCTTTACCCACTGGTGATATAGGACTGTTCCGAAAGTCTGACTTCTTGAGGGTTGCTGAGTTTAATGGGCCTGATTGGTGGTCTGTTTGAGGGGTAGATTGAGATTTACCGTCTGCTTGGAGGCCCTTACGACCGTACAAAACAATATGCTTGTCGCGCTCTTCCCACCGACGATTACTCTCTCTATCTATGTCTTCTTGAGAGAGAAGGAATGATTTTGGTAATTCCTTATCGCATTTCTTAGGATTCTCTAACGGCTTACTTTTTGGAATGCGGATTTTCTCAGGTTTTGATAGGTTAGGGGgctttttatcattattcaaAATCGTTGAGGTACTGCTGCCAGCATTATTATCTGAACCATCATTCAATAGCTCTGCTAAATCATCCATAGATAGCGGAGGTTCAGTTAAAACTCGAGGTGGCGAGATTAACAATGGCGTCGGGGGCTTGGCGCTCTTCGAGGGGGATAGAAACTCCTTCGCTCTCGGTGATCGACACTCCGGagatgttatttttattgatttctgAGTGTCTAATTTTGCAGAAACTGCCACTCCGGAGGTCTGTCGACTATTTGGCGCGTTATTTGATGACTTATCATTCCTCGTTTTGGCTGAAGAACTGTTATCCACAAAAGTGTTGGAGGAGCCATCTTTGCGTTCTGTGGGAATGATAATCGGTTGCTTTGTAGAGACTCGTTCAGACTGATCAGGACTCGATGGTTTGCTGTCTACTTTCCCCGAAGAATAATCTTGCTTGCGCTCCGTGGGAATGATTATTGGAGCAGATGTGCTCTTTGGTTGCTCATCTGGTGATGCTGGTGGACTTGGGCTTGCTGGTGTTTCGTCCATCTTCTTGGTTATTTCTTTGGGCTTTTCCACTGCTGCCGTCGTTTTAACTTCCGATGGAGCAACTGATTTACTGAAAATTACAAAATGCAATTTTCGCTTTtgtcaattattcaaatttattactactaatttttttttactttgtgACCATAACAACTTACGTTTTTGGCAGCGTCGACTCTTCACTTTTTTTACTACTAGGAAAATTCAGACCAGCGCTTGTTCCCTGAAACTCGTTTCGAAttagaaatattaaattatgccTATAATACATGCACTACTAAAGCCTGAAATGAAACACGTTtacgtaaaaataaatgagtaatccaaattataaatgaaattaatttaaatatagtTGGTCGCTAAAGAAGACTtctaataattacaatttgaAACAACTTCTTCGTCCAGGTATTGATAGAGCATAATCATTGTTATGGCACCAAAAAGCCCCGAAGAATAAAACACGTGTTAGGTTTTCGTAACGACAACGAAGATCTCTTGTTTAATCACATTACACTCACACAACAGGTATATTGTTAATTTACGCTGATGGGTCATGTTTTCCATTCAGTTGGCTTGTTTATACAcgaattatcaacaaaaaatgggagaaaaaagaacaaaataaTCCGCTTTACAACTGATATCTAACAAATATAATCGCATTGTCAGACCCGAGAATCTCTCGTTTCACAAACACGACTCATCATCTTTTCAGATAATCAGATGAAATCAATCCATTTTTGTTGCCATTATGAAAACCAAATATATTGCAAGCAACGGCCTTCAGTGCTACAAAAACGCGATAATACATCATGCATCTAGAGCAATTATGCAAAAGTCATTGCACTAAAGACAAAAGaacaaatgattgaaaaacatACGAGATCCTCGTGCTTCAGTCTTCAGCGCAATATTTAATTGCAACACAAACTAGCAACTATATTACTAACAACTTTCGATGAGATTTGATACATACCTTTTCAACTTTACTGTGTAGTTTTTGAAGCACATCTTCACATTTTTGGAGTGTTTCAATTCTCAACCTGTTAAAAGATAGATTACCATAGAACGAGAGAAAAGATATTGCAGAGAGGCCAatagaattaatattttatcaggAATACACATTAAATAACCAAGCATGCGAAATGTCTGCAGTTGTAATGTgtgcagtgaaaaaataatgatgcaaaagtaaaaaaaaaaaaaaacaaaacgtaTGCAGGTTTGAGGAATGAAACATGGAAAGAGTGGAAAATAATGTGACAGCAGCAGTTGAcatatttacaaatttttatcaCTCAACAATTTGGTATTTCAACGAATTCTGCATACGTTCTGGCTGATTAAAAGTTTTATGGATTTCATATGATGGGTCTCTAATTATTGTAATGTTTTCTTTCTCATTTCCGATATTGAATAAACATACTTTCTCTTGCTGTCCGTTAGTATTCCATGAAGTTGCTGCATTTTGTGCAACTGTACTTCACGAGACTTATCAGTGACTTTCTGAAGTCTCTCAATCATTGCCTCCAGGAATGGAATGTACTTTTGCATCTCAGCAAACTTCTTCTCGTAGTCGTCCATCTTATCCTCCTATTTGTTATGTCACCTGCGTCGGAAATCgattcattttcattcatgTTTAATCGTACTCTTATTTATTtgagaacatttttcaatatttaatacGGAAATAATTGCCCACGATGAGCGGAATGAATTAGAATTTCCATTATGCAACACTGTAAACCTATCGTCGGCGCACGTTACGACCTGAATACATTGCCGAGTATTCATTAATTAGCTGTGCATCCTTAGCATTCCACCAACACCttcataaaatggaaaatgtcaaTTCACTGACAACGTCAAATAATCACACACAATTAAGTGTAACAACAGCTGAtcgcaaaattttccaatagcCCAACGGCATGCGTCAATGAAACCTGGATATTTCATAAGAAATTCTCAGAATCGCGCATGTgccaatttccaatttttcaaatgcaccgaaaattaattgaaaacatAACAAtcttcaaattattttattgagataTTGTTAACAGCAATATTGGTGAGTGATGCACTACCACTCAATTCTATGTTCCccaaacaatgaaaattttcttgaaattattatataaaatccAGGAAACTGTATGTCATTGGGTTAAAACTTCACTCTCCCAAAATATGGATAAAAAACGACTTTTCCTCTGTGCATTTCGCCGCTTCAAACGCACTTTTTATCATTCTCCGTATGTCCTCATAAGATCACCATTATCATTTGTATGTGAGAAAGCATTAGAATATTAATGgccaggaaaaaattgaaagccaATAAAACTGCCAAATAGTGATGTCGCTGCTCCCTCACATGAATTACGTCTACATCCGTACATTGAATTTCAGTGACCCTCGAGCTCGTGTCTCGCAGGAATGGTCATGCCGAGTTGAGGTGCTCAACTGGTTCCGCATGTGGTTTTATGCTTCACAAGTGTCGAATACATAAACCATCGGACTGAGTGGTTCTCAACGTACGCATCCTCAGCACTTGTCGATTGTCAAACACAATACAATGAACTCTATCGTCAACATGCTCATTTCCACATATCTCTCCTATTATTATTCGGTGGAGGTATTGAGCAGATGTAAACAGCATCTTGATTTATCTGCCAATTactaattattgaatatcgaaagtaaatgataaaatcaatTCAAGGGACATATCACACTTCATTTCTCTTATAATTTcccgtatttattttttcctcactaCTGTCCACCTCCATATCGATTTTCCGGACGAAGTCATATCACTCGGCGCACATTTCttatcaataataatgatttgaATACTTCACCGATGTACCTATGCCATTTCTACCGCACCCGAACCCCTTCAATCGCCCGATAAATTCCCAACCACGTGCGAAAATAGAAGCAAAACATAAAAGTGGACAATTAACCTCTGATGTATATTCCCCAAATAATTCGACAAGTGGAAGAAATTACGCAGTAATTTCAAGTCTCGAGGTGTGGGTTTGCACAAAGTGACAGTGCAAAGAAAAATGTGACAAATACTTAACAGTCAACGAATAGAGCGGAGAAATTCCAAGAGTTCAGGGTGTCTCTATCGCTCACCCCTCGAAATTGCTACATAACTCCTCTCTTCCTTTTTCGGATAAAAGGGAGTCTCGACCTAAAGCGGATCGTACCGTCTTTGTCATACTGAGAGTATTGCCGTGGCACAAGGTGGTCGGGAGGGTCTTGAAAGCAGATGGTGAATACTGTGCCTCACCAACGATAGATCTCGCTGGCGTTCCAGGCCTCACGTGCAAGCCCAtgcgttcatttttttttttcttgaaaacgaTCTACTAGCGCTTGTTTTTGTTTCTATAACCGTGTACCCACCGTTTGTTGGTTGACCAAAGAAGCTGGATCCTAACTATTAGCTCCACGATTAATGACTCACAAATTATCACAGTTTTAAATAGCTGTTAGTAAATGATGATTTTCAGCAACACGAGTCCTGCCTTTCGCCTCTACTAATGCCGAGCGAATGCTCGGATCTCGCCCCTCCCTCATGGGTTTGGGCCAACCGATGGCTACCCGGATGGTAGGTCTACAACAGCGCCACCGGAACACAACGGATTGTCGTataaattttacaataaattaatcgtTATTTATTGCACATTCAGCTGGGCAAGTTTTGAATGAATGGTAGCTTAGTCTGTTGAagctttttcctgaattatCATGTACTCCAAATCATTGGTCATCTTCCAAGGCCCAACATAGGTCTTTGAATACTTTGACGTGGCATATTGACACTTTGGGACGCACAACTGAAATTTCGAGGGATTACGTGGTTTACGAGATTCACGAAATGGCCGCCACATTTGCACAAGCTGTGTTGCGTCACGACAAATTATACTTACAGCTAAACCCATGGAGTTTCTCTACATTTGGTCATTTCAAGACTTCATTTTCACCAAAGTATTTTCTTAACTCTGCATGCACACATTCTCACCCTGAACTCGATGGTGAAGCTGGTTTTTCACAATCTTCCATACCGTTTCACTCTTTATTTCAGGCTGATGATGGACACATACTCAACACAAATGATGGGGTTTAATTTCACATATTTCAGTTTGCACGAGCATTCAACACGCCCCCCGTAAATATGTCGTACACTCTCAATCTCCAATAATGTCTAAATTCGAAGAATTGATGGGCCGttcactgcaattatttctggAATGTTTTCTGCAGAGGTACGTCACGACGAATCAATGTGACGTAGGTTGGGTGCAACATGAAAGTGCAATGTTTAATTCTAGGGGATCTAATGAGTGTTCTCCACGTTGTGAAATTTCGGCGAAACTTTCAATTGCTCTTTCATCGTAACAACATTGTTGCTGGTATAAAGTTGACAATAACGATGAGCAACAATGGATGTGCTTTCCTTTagcataaatttttaattcacgcTGATGATGGCCACGGATTTTATTCCGCATATTTCAGGTCATTTGACATCCACAC comes from Diachasmimorpha longicaudata isolate KC_UGA_2023 chromosome 12, iyDiaLong2, whole genome shotgun sequence and encodes:
- the Sov gene encoding uncharacterized protein Sov isoform X1, producing MDDYEKKFAEMQKYIPFLEAMIERLQKVTDKSREVQLHKMQQLHGILTDSKRKLRIETLQKCEDVLQKLHSKVEKFQGTSAGLNFPSSKKSEESTLPKTKSVAPSEVKTTAAVEKPKEITKKMDETPASPSPPASPDEQPKSTSAPIIIPTERKQDYSSGKVDSKPSSPDQSERVSTKQPIIIPTERKDGSSNTFVDNSSSAKTRNDKSSNNAPNSRQTSGVAVSAKLDTQKSIKITSPECRSPRAKEFLSPSKSAKPPTPLLISPPRVLTEPPLSMDDLAELLNDGSDNNAGSSTSTILNNDKKPPNLSKPEKIRIPKSKPLENPKKCDKELPKSFLLSQEDIDRESNRRWEERDKHIVLYGRKGLQADGKSQSTPQTDHQSGPLNSATLKKSDFRNSPISPVGKDRGSEPRYADNYERIPRLGNDRFGNADQPKMPDMNVINSAFSRLSEGDKANIAKLQTNLPILHQHNDISPAEERELFSRRGGPSQMDMDMEYRRDDEYYMQRAHHPPQNREYYNSQWGGYEQQMPGHPYPHPPSHSPNLPLHPNHPSNIPPHSHQNHPDMWMGPNPGPGPIDHPVHHMSPQYSPNLARRPMMSPPRRMEINHGPYGDANFSEDIGHSSQPPGPSGIPPLMSTAPFNSRGFPDNRPFEAPFDRPAEFGMNMRSGSWEGRPGDSNYPDPPRVRGPDVPFNGPVPPGPPNWNRCPGPDIQPIRNRSVERYPGDRPNLRPVLADPQHSGFNRWNEWDRPGPNENPPRFNREGRNLSERDPRFRNDLSPQGAHSPNATSIKRDPRLIKDPPQSAPAKSKENSGTNRDPRRKNCDSKNQNKPMTSAKAQRNQNKSKKFAKQNESTKSADIKARRSSDEKTNADKLIKDKETMQSPLESLYGVIDTTAKTGKGYGLQKFKIPKLKRTDPPTPTPSPTPPKLSAEGELESWDEEPLPKPAESAKLLSEEAEKTAKTEEKKVEVSSTTDESAIDSPKTKASDHDPKVSEAEPTISNHLSNKCDKLDDSEATVDTSTPVKIADTLNPSTTTIAIKESPSEEETPTLKNEITREWIEKMIKTSLEQGEGKKLLEQAKLLQKLGEGLAHSKKFQKIRKIIECQSESSSSDMEQTFEPKRAGKKKRRVIVSDSSDNASPERKSPELPVAIDSPEKPKPPKRRARKSQKPKSSRLKGKLVPDEVKSENFDESVNDPKVELEESKESITTSEVALENSKESVNIAKVPLDEPEECVNNESEVTVNDSKESADAAEEPLNDVKEAEPELEREVESPMAKPRRKPARRRNSLEMLQEDIREMFISEGVVTATGHRMCRLIKEAEGNLKSVDEKVKGIYVSSSPERHDSELSEDEVLSKRRNRSKSKTPKLREIPDDDKPKPRLRKPRKRAVKLSKQYVSSSDSERESRSSPRATPEPPKDTPEPDKSEETPIDEAEDIPLLRRSERVNLREPRVMIEKTDLGKIDSSKIMFDTSSDESFGIDVSELTAAVDISLHSDRQKRSDDEADDIMTMEPIEEKPSKTNKCVSDEPQIDATSKSDEEATGVASDDASTSADHLSSGQKPTTSSERSNTNEELITNILGDFVSDNNEALEKTIDNEANEKVRQPRKIIRKKKAAGPKRKKKRRTWQMGIVSKSKKTRKTPITRSLTVSKPALDLQTLPEPSEEEQVESQENVEPPIIPPPKLDKKIDVKLNPTESVVKPDIKQEKADSDKTNSHFKTEDLIEYAWTGQERYKCLFCSFSGKNIVHHYKAVHPKEEMMIARLTLLDAKRAIDESKDEMLLELSEKTKVGTDRKYACRFCVFTAEGQQDSAMETFYEHCTTHTGEYRFRCRSCTYQTPLKSSMRAHYYKVCRKNYENFTLAIEEDVLPGEDFVSGYLCSACNFIQLKEENVKKHIDKYHWNALATEIIKIDMSIYLDIKDHVEHSDIEEELRCDDPLALDSDTSTVDLYEFPKQQKKKLAMKRGKGGNTCKSTGIKDTNISAVTKSETPQGEAENPLSRKLSAFVCPPEMENKDVEIQRERQKAMQELWKNCGTSLQNKSTRQGLSIIDKLTDKMRTQGTESQGDMEVETSDDIDESQPNQSVSPVMAEVNNERADIIPENPSESTSAPVVDLPRQTIAKIEHSDHEMSQDEEVTDKSEKKPRDPLMTLEEIPKDFNSAEETSDGEQMGEVSRTYDDSSDSSDGISDSELATDVNTLLKETITTSTNAPMMTTIQRLAAQLQGSKSSENSPTKPETSKPIVVPLCNLRSFVEKQKLLEKSQEIADSDTSRSSTPKNFIRLRRLSGDKLSSGTPIPEPSLIVEEEKSQDFIPLRVISQPIENQSEECSFLKIENVISLAPNTSSDPESPLIDDIRKAVATSPIKNPGISLLKKSSPNILKKGLRKPIGKIDGILSRFPPIAPSPPKKTIVLQTLPKAAVSKKSTIPSAAKAVSSAKPVISALKSVTIPKPIAPAPKPVTAPPTAISPGAQNIPGVQMGTTAQNVKVTQQTGKNVKLFKLIRNPGLMPKESTPTMPSPKEKTIEAFATMLQSMKLRHLYKCMDKTCTFTTDSPELFGQHYNSHVQEQPKASQTSAKGGKTVYGYQKCAYCHGDNMGTWEELSEHYKKKHTFCAYQCGYCFYRAFTQSYVHLHQNVSHKGKPASVILAKRDYHPVEIIDRRQNVHPFVCKHECNKLFYVPEAFIAHLKMKHGATLSIFKCHMCPASALKAESLISHYKLHCIYKYQCLYCLFGADAPMELHIHLSHAHCNRPPKILERSLPPAPVRDKDVLLQLLIRNLDDDFRGSELKTVNENPIESCLKSPKNEAVGAAGIKTYVSNKKSVKSSNSAEVIDILDGEAESSITSSSDQFILTEVPSLIKLPDGAVVEKQPVSTSHENLKSAKSSSQGSIDQEQESIVRYSNEKLKTQVNLALDPLSLSQEFDMTDEFVNINVLDNPEFLRTAEERAAKLRAINPVVEDKNDDSDIEILECIEPSSKPKLQLTPIKDSLRPFLRLKEEVKESQSGRTTPAAVFSSNEDSNTSMEVSRSTEVSTPSEFDNHEIERESDFLEKPPLSLEDIKHTGFSDKDLYKCGYDGCNFEAMTAGALKTHIISCQYVAENVQLICVHCTKRFVKIGNLIDHLKIHGPKRFGCSLCSLRYPLACQAVAHMKTKHKISSSKLVPADPGNPSPDALFIVQPLGPGERKKRKFGKNKSFDSTQKEATAFGPNDIDNLPRQAIYNQEVRCAVCPYTTKVRTNIIRHLQLHAKDEYVPESGPVNPVPCLDKKEKMFDKMVNLASSSHQNGRMGAKTKETVTDSEAELLPKFVPEKQRYVCCVVDCNCLTINEDLLRCHLKALHPEESFFRCPHCPPPGQDTQSIPIDKLGVHLKMHDTRLYKCSHCNHHHYHRHVVERHLTDKHPEKRPFVKVIREIENPDSLEKAPTEEPEEGISDPDGNHWKCNVCDYKCIYKTEMITHASTSHDEKSQFKCTACPFKTSGKINFEQHVISKHVNDPEVDCTMVYERIRGTKKPDSVEAPPADEPFDTTPLWRRDMPRIRHIRGILLEEDNAKKSSESPKAGKRKSDVEPTAKPAKIRAKSNSFDGTVIIEKPKNAPASKTPERIYTHEELQEKFGPYGRPRGNMYFCTICATYNSKYRQEIRDHLYMELKYWRWHCKECGHLAVSHSRMLKHEYKVHKDKKPVTVELVEKEDIDQWVLNLMNHQRDIMRGEIGDSTATLLKSKVPLPTPISPLTITLEDSGEKIIPSSSLEASTDSSKIVDLTAAISKLTRNDESDEEDDDGNALIIDSKELDEEKDTSLDALGKVSLKESKKTYVCKHCNLEFSGLRGFKIHVQINHLKRLAFVCPYCDRSTNSETMMKAHIRKNHQGEEEKIIKNPYANGPELSSTFWEKEYGIVIPKKMKKKKRKVDDLDNQTTEEDKLALSDICLKCGFTAINATGLAAHMRAHAKRPALKCGHCSFTAHSQVDIWQHSEINHPDLDWKAEEIRTGTSSTDPPIQHVKKRHIDDYNEDIEEEATVVPLRGSNQTLQKIYNCFYCKNVRSLALATIRSHWTQYHKDVNELSPCQTGVPFKFTESIGEIADNRKQVKCSYCPMKGSLIAVKAHIKKKHNGLALRFIDIIDNSQEIWVCKWCDEKVKGVDNKTSHHNMFHSHLAMRFQKEEIGGKDKGFACPICSFISASLAKMRTHVVKHAEVFKCKRCLKPFNSLQKATQHSTNEHAGLAAAIEKSLTNVEALMAKVSQSDLVDIPEEESSTLPSTDIFRNLGVARKSTTKQLLKKPSGGVKSVARKSTHPLPRYPPGFKFDIEGLDSEVEALTKTTGWSYYGRPPTPISLANLNTVMSLGVAKMKVKCTKLAKLMNIDAQLNLVDYRKQQMK